The following are encoded in a window of Esox lucius isolate fEsoLuc1 chromosome 14, fEsoLuc1.pri, whole genome shotgun sequence genomic DNA:
- the odf2a gene encoding outer dense fiber protein 2 isoform X2, with product MKKAMRTRSISPPLHVHVNETTPVHVHVKKTRSPARTPQGKTKGEGANLRPTAKVKTRVPWIPPGKASIRDASYKWEGPTHRLEITPLTELETSHSPLRLADLSYEEEEVLHGRISQYERKIDSLMTEVSSLKSEVELRKKEQQLERQSEKLSVSQRVIEEQEEELAEVAKELEVTERENSRLRQSMEKMLEETDCNSRLERSMESMQLEKEVLLRKLMEAELDGTSAARQVSALRETVTKMRSASKMSGSEGSLLARQKELLLQKLETFEATNRTLRHLLREQHGREMETVRMLEQKDVLLKRLVETQSENSHLVGKLQEKEKEVNQLTALLDTEKENAKTTGELSKVLESTRAHLQSQLRSKEAENNRLAVQIKNLERAANQQQGEMDHLLEQLRGLKLQAEADKEALKRATRAQKHRAERSEDTAGQLSAKLLDMENQMAEAISAAESWRSRHAQELKDKAQLEKEVSVLNSRVSDLTEQLHGAEDKGRAEREGLLDRLHTLTTEATHTKLENQSLKATLSAVEEKLSLSQSEVQQVKASVKQYESLVDSYKTQVVKTRAEADEYCARLGQAEREAREVRDQVEREVEAVRRDLLGRLAELEPLPEALRRSELLLEETQERERTQERRSNELSTALADLRMKVEQQGSQVELVRQKNSLLLEENKHLQHRVESLERKLEEAKCQNQDLLAVVAKREETIHGNQLRLEEKSRECTHLTRQLEEALDDARRQVSQTRERAATKERSTQSKVVDLETQLSRTASELAALRRSKEEAERRYQSRLQDVKDRLEQSDSTNRSLQNYVQFLKASYANVFGDSALTSTLRAPSPI from the exons Atg AAAAAAGCGATGAGGACCCGATCCATCTCACCACCACTACATGTACACGTGAACGAGACCACGCCTGTGCATGTACACGTGAAGAAGACCAGGAGCCCTGCCAGGACACCACAG GGGAAGACAAAGGGTGAAGGAGCGAACCTGCGACCTACTGCGAAGGTCAAGACAAGGGTGCCGTGGATACCTCCTGGGAAAGCCTCCATAAGGGACGCCTCCTACAAATGGGAG GGGCCAACTCATCGTCTGGAGATCACACCATTAACTGAGCTAGAGACCTCCCACTCACCACTGCGATTGGCCGACCTTTCGtatgaggaggaggaagtgtTACATGGACGAATCAGCCAGTACGAGAGGAAAATTGACAGCCTGATGACTGAGGTCAGCTCGTTGAAGAGTGAG gtagaGCTGCGGAAGAAGGAACAGCAGCTGGAGCGCCAGTCAGAGAAGCTGAGCGTATCTCAGCGGGTCAtcgaggagcaggaggaggagttgGCTGAGGTGGCCAAGGAGCTGGAGGTCACCGAGAGGGAGAACTCCCGCCTGCGACAGTCCATGGAGAAGATGTTGGAGGAGACCGACTGCAACAGCAG ACTGGAGAGGTCTATGGAGTCCATGCAGCTGGAGAAGGAAGTTCTGCTCAGGAAGCTGATGGAAGCCGAACTTGACGGGACGTCCGCTGCCAGGCAGGTGTCTGCCCTGCGAGAGACCGTCACCAAGATGAGGAGCGCCAGC AAGATGTCCGGTTCGGAGGGTTCCCTCCTGGCGCGTCAGAAGGAGCTGCTGCTGCAGAAGCTGGAGACGTTTGAGGCAACCAATCGCACTCTTCGCCACCTCCTGAGGGAGCAGCATGGACGTGAG ATGGAAACCGTGAGGATGTTGGAGCAGAAAGATGTTCTTCTGAAGAGGCTGGTGGAGACACAATCAGAAAACTCA CATCTTGTGGGGAAACtccaggagaaagagaaagaagtgaATCAACTGACTGCTCTTCTGGACACTGAGAAG GAGAACGCTAAGACCACAGGTGAACTGTCTAAAGTGTTGGAATCTACTCGGGCCCACTTGCAGAGCCAGTTACGCAGTAAAGAGGCTGAAAACAATCGTCTTGCCGTGCAGATCAAG AACCTGGAGCGTGCAGCCAATCAGCAGCAGGGCGAGATGGATCATCTGCTTGAGCAACTGCGTGGCCTAAAACTTCAGGCTGAAGCCGATAAAGAGGCCCTGAAGAGAGCAACACGGGCCCAGAAACACCGGGCGGAACGAAGCGAAGACACAGCCGGTCAGCTCAGTGCCAAGTTACTGGACATG GAGAACCAGATGGCCGAAGCCATATCAGCAGCAGAGAGCTGGCGTAGTCGCCACGCCCAGGAACTGAAGGACAAAGCTCAGCTGGAGAAGGAGGTCTCGGTCCTCAACAG CCGAGTGTCAGACCTGACGGAGCAGCTTCATGGGGCTGAGGATAAGGGTCGGGCTGAGAGGGAGGGCCTGCTGGACCGTCTGCACACTCTCACTACAGAAGCCACCCACACCAAGCTGGAGAACCAGAGCCTCAAG GCCACCTTGTCTGCGGTTGAGGAGAAGTTGTCTCTGTCCCAGTCAGAGGTACAGCAGGTCAAAGCCTCGGTGAAGCAATACGAGAGCCTAGTGGACAGCTATAAGACCCAG GTGGTGAAGACAAGGGCGGAGGCAGACGAGTACTGTGCCAGGCTTGGTCAGGCGGAGCGCGAGGCTCGGGAGGTCCGGGAccaggtggagagggaggtggaggcggTGCGCAGGGATCTGCTGGGGCGTCTGGCCGAACTGGAGCCTCTTCCCGAGGCGCTGCGGCGCTCCGAGCTCCTGCTGGAGGAAACTCAGGAGAGGGAACGCACCCAGGAGAGGCGTAGCAATGAGCTGAGCACCGCCCTGGCCGACCTGCGGATgaag GTGGAGCAACAGGGCAGTCAGGTCGAGCTGGTGAGGCAGAAGAACTCTCTACTGTTGGAGGAGAACAAACATCTGCAGCACCGCGTGGAGAGCCTGGAGAG GAAGCTGGAGGAGGCCAAATGTCAAAACCAGGACCTGTTGGCCGTGGTGGCCAAGCGAGAGGAGACCATCCACGGCAACCAGCTTCGCCTGGAGGAGAAGTCCCGGGAATGCACCCACCTGACCCGGCAGCTGGAAGAGGCCTTGGATGATGCTCGACGCCAG GTGTCCCAGACCCGTGAGCGGGCGGCCACCAAAGAGCGCTCCACACAGTCCAAGGTGGTGGACCTGGAGACCCAGCTAAGCAGGACCGCCTCAGAACTCGCCGCCCTCCGTCGCAGCAAAGAGGAG GCGGAGCGGAGGTACCAGTCTCGGCTGCAGGATGTGAAGGATCGACTGGAACAATCGGACAGCACCAACAGGAGTCTGCAGAACTACGTCCAGTTCCTCAAAGCCTCCTATGCCAACGTGTTTGGAGACTCGGCGCTCACCAGCACTCTGCGGGCACCCTCTCCCATCTGA
- the odf2a gene encoding outer dense fiber protein 2 isoform X5 codes for MRTRSISPPLHVHVNETTPVHVHVKKTRSPARTPQGKTKGEGANLRPTAKVKTRVPWIPPGKASIRDASYKWEGPTHRLEITPLTELETSHSPLRLADLSYEEEEVLHGRISQYERKIDSLMTEVSSLKSEVELRKKEQQLERQSEKLSVSQRVIEEQEEELAEVAKELEVTERENSRLRQSMEKMLEETDCNSRLERSMESMQLEKEVLLRKLMEAELDGTSAARQVSALRETVTKMRSASKMSGSEGSLLARQKELLLQKLETFEATNRTLRHLLREQHGREMETVRMLEQKDVLLKRLVETQSENSHLVGKLQEKEKEVNQLTALLDTEKENAKTTGELSKVLESTRAHLQSQLRSKEAENNRLAVQIKNLERAANQQQGEMDHLLEQLRGLKLQAEADKEALKRATRAQKHRAERSEDTAGQLSAKLLDMENQMAEAISAAESWRSRHAQELKDKAQLEKEVSVLNSRVSDLTEQLHGAEDKGRAEREGLLDRLHTLTTEATHTKLENQSLKATLSAVEEKLSLSQSEVQQVKASVKQYESLVDSYKTQVVKTRAEADEYCARLGQAEREAREVRDQVEREVEAVRRDLLGRLAELEPLPEALRRSELLLEETQERERTQERRSNELSTALADLRMKVEQQGSQVELVRQKNSLLLEENKHLQHRVESLERKLEEAKCQNQDLLAVVAKREETIHGNQLRLEEKSRECTHLTRQLEEALDDARRQVSQTRERAATKERSTQSKVVDLETQLSRTASELAALRRSKEEAERRYQSRLQDVKDRLEQSDSTNRSLQNYVQFLKASYANVFGDSALTSTLRAPSPI; via the exons ATGAGGACCCGATCCATCTCACCACCACTACATGTACACGTGAACGAGACCACGCCTGTGCATGTACACGTGAAGAAGACCAGGAGCCCTGCCAGGACACCACAG GGGAAGACAAAGGGTGAAGGAGCGAACCTGCGACCTACTGCGAAGGTCAAGACAAGGGTGCCGTGGATACCTCCTGGGAAAGCCTCCATAAGGGACGCCTCCTACAAATGGGAG GGGCCAACTCATCGTCTGGAGATCACACCATTAACTGAGCTAGAGACCTCCCACTCACCACTGCGATTGGCCGACCTTTCGtatgaggaggaggaagtgtTACATGGACGAATCAGCCAGTACGAGAGGAAAATTGACAGCCTGATGACTGAGGTCAGCTCGTTGAAGAGTGAG gtagaGCTGCGGAAGAAGGAACAGCAGCTGGAGCGCCAGTCAGAGAAGCTGAGCGTATCTCAGCGGGTCAtcgaggagcaggaggaggagttgGCTGAGGTGGCCAAGGAGCTGGAGGTCACCGAGAGGGAGAACTCCCGCCTGCGACAGTCCATGGAGAAGATGTTGGAGGAGACCGACTGCAACAGCAG ACTGGAGAGGTCTATGGAGTCCATGCAGCTGGAGAAGGAAGTTCTGCTCAGGAAGCTGATGGAAGCCGAACTTGACGGGACGTCCGCTGCCAGGCAGGTGTCTGCCCTGCGAGAGACCGTCACCAAGATGAGGAGCGCCAGC AAGATGTCCGGTTCGGAGGGTTCCCTCCTGGCGCGTCAGAAGGAGCTGCTGCTGCAGAAGCTGGAGACGTTTGAGGCAACCAATCGCACTCTTCGCCACCTCCTGAGGGAGCAGCATGGACGTGAG ATGGAAACCGTGAGGATGTTGGAGCAGAAAGATGTTCTTCTGAAGAGGCTGGTGGAGACACAATCAGAAAACTCA CATCTTGTGGGGAAACtccaggagaaagagaaagaagtgaATCAACTGACTGCTCTTCTGGACACTGAGAAG GAGAACGCTAAGACCACAGGTGAACTGTCTAAAGTGTTGGAATCTACTCGGGCCCACTTGCAGAGCCAGTTACGCAGTAAAGAGGCTGAAAACAATCGTCTTGCCGTGCAGATCAAG AACCTGGAGCGTGCAGCCAATCAGCAGCAGGGCGAGATGGATCATCTGCTTGAGCAACTGCGTGGCCTAAAACTTCAGGCTGAAGCCGATAAAGAGGCCCTGAAGAGAGCAACACGGGCCCAGAAACACCGGGCGGAACGAAGCGAAGACACAGCCGGTCAGCTCAGTGCCAAGTTACTGGACATG GAGAACCAGATGGCCGAAGCCATATCAGCAGCAGAGAGCTGGCGTAGTCGCCACGCCCAGGAACTGAAGGACAAAGCTCAGCTGGAGAAGGAGGTCTCGGTCCTCAACAG CCGAGTGTCAGACCTGACGGAGCAGCTTCATGGGGCTGAGGATAAGGGTCGGGCTGAGAGGGAGGGCCTGCTGGACCGTCTGCACACTCTCACTACAGAAGCCACCCACACCAAGCTGGAGAACCAGAGCCTCAAG GCCACCTTGTCTGCGGTTGAGGAGAAGTTGTCTCTGTCCCAGTCAGAGGTACAGCAGGTCAAAGCCTCGGTGAAGCAATACGAGAGCCTAGTGGACAGCTATAAGACCCAG GTGGTGAAGACAAGGGCGGAGGCAGACGAGTACTGTGCCAGGCTTGGTCAGGCGGAGCGCGAGGCTCGGGAGGTCCGGGAccaggtggagagggaggtggaggcggTGCGCAGGGATCTGCTGGGGCGTCTGGCCGAACTGGAGCCTCTTCCCGAGGCGCTGCGGCGCTCCGAGCTCCTGCTGGAGGAAACTCAGGAGAGGGAACGCACCCAGGAGAGGCGTAGCAATGAGCTGAGCACCGCCCTGGCCGACCTGCGGATgaag GTGGAGCAACAGGGCAGTCAGGTCGAGCTGGTGAGGCAGAAGAACTCTCTACTGTTGGAGGAGAACAAACATCTGCAGCACCGCGTGGAGAGCCTGGAGAG GAAGCTGGAGGAGGCCAAATGTCAAAACCAGGACCTGTTGGCCGTGGTGGCCAAGCGAGAGGAGACCATCCACGGCAACCAGCTTCGCCTGGAGGAGAAGTCCCGGGAATGCACCCACCTGACCCGGCAGCTGGAAGAGGCCTTGGATGATGCTCGACGCCAG GTGTCCCAGACCCGTGAGCGGGCGGCCACCAAAGAGCGCTCCACACAGTCCAAGGTGGTGGACCTGGAGACCCAGCTAAGCAGGACCGCCTCAGAACTCGCCGCCCTCCGTCGCAGCAAAGAGGAG GCGGAGCGGAGGTACCAGTCTCGGCTGCAGGATGTGAAGGATCGACTGGAACAATCGGACAGCACCAACAGGAGTCTGCAGAACTACGTCCAGTTCCTCAAAGCCTCCTATGCCAACGTGTTTGGAGACTCGGCGCTCACCAGCACTCTGCGGGCACCCTCTCCCATCTGA
- the odf2a gene encoding outer dense fiber protein 2 isoform X4, with translation MKKAMRTRSISPPLHVHVNETTPVHVHVKKTRSPARTPQGKTKGEGANLRPTAKVKTRVPWIPPGKASIRDASYKWEGPTHRLEITPLTELETSHSPLRLADLSYEEEEVLHGRISQYERKIDSLMTEVELRKKEQQLERQSEKLSVSQRVIEEQEEELAEVAKELEVTERENSRLRQSMEKMLEETDCNSRLERSMESMQLEKEVLLRKLMEAELDGTSAARQVSALRETVTKMRSASKMSGSEGSLLARQKELLLQKLETFEATNRTLRHLLREQHGREMETVRMLEQKDVLLKRLVETQSENSHLVGKLQEKEKEVNQLTALLDTEKENAKTTGELSKVLESTRAHLQSQLRSKEAENNRLAVQIKNLERAANQQQGEMDHLLEQLRGLKLQAEADKEALKRATRAQKHRAERSEDTAGQLSAKLLDMENQMAEAISAAESWRSRHAQELKDKAQLEKEVSVLNSRVSDLTEQLHGAEDKGRAEREGLLDRLHTLTTEATHTKLENQSLKATLSAVEEKLSLSQSEVQQVKASVKQYESLVDSYKTQVVKTRAEADEYCARLGQAEREAREVRDQVEREVEAVRRDLLGRLAELEPLPEALRRSELLLEETQERERTQERRSNELSTALADLRMKVEQQGSQVELVRQKNSLLLEENKHLQHRVESLERKLEEAKCQNQDLLAVVAKREETIHGNQLRLEEKSRECTHLTRQLEEALDDARRQVSQTRERAATKERSTQSKVVDLETQLSRTASELAALRRSKEEAERRYQSRLQDVKDRLEQSDSTNRSLQNYVQFLKASYANVFGDSALTSTLRAPSPI, from the exons ATG AAAAAAGCGATGAGGACCCGATCCATCTCACCACCACTACATGTACACGTGAACGAGACCACGCCTGTGCATGTACACGTGAAGAAGACCAGGAGCCCTGCCAGGACACCACAG GGGAAGACAAAGGGTGAAGGAGCGAACCTGCGACCTACTGCGAAGGTCAAGACAAGGGTGCCGTGGATACCTCCTGGGAAAGCCTCCATAAGGGACGCCTCCTACAAATGGGAG GGGCCAACTCATCGTCTGGAGATCACACCATTAACTGAGCTAGAGACCTCCCACTCACCACTGCGATTGGCCGACCTTTCGtatgaggaggaggaagtgtTACATGGACGAATCAGCCAGTACGAGAGGAAAATTGACAGCCTGATGACTGAG gtagaGCTGCGGAAGAAGGAACAGCAGCTGGAGCGCCAGTCAGAGAAGCTGAGCGTATCTCAGCGGGTCAtcgaggagcaggaggaggagttgGCTGAGGTGGCCAAGGAGCTGGAGGTCACCGAGAGGGAGAACTCCCGCCTGCGACAGTCCATGGAGAAGATGTTGGAGGAGACCGACTGCAACAGCAG ACTGGAGAGGTCTATGGAGTCCATGCAGCTGGAGAAGGAAGTTCTGCTCAGGAAGCTGATGGAAGCCGAACTTGACGGGACGTCCGCTGCCAGGCAGGTGTCTGCCCTGCGAGAGACCGTCACCAAGATGAGGAGCGCCAGC AAGATGTCCGGTTCGGAGGGTTCCCTCCTGGCGCGTCAGAAGGAGCTGCTGCTGCAGAAGCTGGAGACGTTTGAGGCAACCAATCGCACTCTTCGCCACCTCCTGAGGGAGCAGCATGGACGTGAG ATGGAAACCGTGAGGATGTTGGAGCAGAAAGATGTTCTTCTGAAGAGGCTGGTGGAGACACAATCAGAAAACTCA CATCTTGTGGGGAAACtccaggagaaagagaaagaagtgaATCAACTGACTGCTCTTCTGGACACTGAGAAG GAGAACGCTAAGACCACAGGTGAACTGTCTAAAGTGTTGGAATCTACTCGGGCCCACTTGCAGAGCCAGTTACGCAGTAAAGAGGCTGAAAACAATCGTCTTGCCGTGCAGATCAAG AACCTGGAGCGTGCAGCCAATCAGCAGCAGGGCGAGATGGATCATCTGCTTGAGCAACTGCGTGGCCTAAAACTTCAGGCTGAAGCCGATAAAGAGGCCCTGAAGAGAGCAACACGGGCCCAGAAACACCGGGCGGAACGAAGCGAAGACACAGCCGGTCAGCTCAGTGCCAAGTTACTGGACATG GAGAACCAGATGGCCGAAGCCATATCAGCAGCAGAGAGCTGGCGTAGTCGCCACGCCCAGGAACTGAAGGACAAAGCTCAGCTGGAGAAGGAGGTCTCGGTCCTCAACAG CCGAGTGTCAGACCTGACGGAGCAGCTTCATGGGGCTGAGGATAAGGGTCGGGCTGAGAGGGAGGGCCTGCTGGACCGTCTGCACACTCTCACTACAGAAGCCACCCACACCAAGCTGGAGAACCAGAGCCTCAAG GCCACCTTGTCTGCGGTTGAGGAGAAGTTGTCTCTGTCCCAGTCAGAGGTACAGCAGGTCAAAGCCTCGGTGAAGCAATACGAGAGCCTAGTGGACAGCTATAAGACCCAG GTGGTGAAGACAAGGGCGGAGGCAGACGAGTACTGTGCCAGGCTTGGTCAGGCGGAGCGCGAGGCTCGGGAGGTCCGGGAccaggtggagagggaggtggaggcggTGCGCAGGGATCTGCTGGGGCGTCTGGCCGAACTGGAGCCTCTTCCCGAGGCGCTGCGGCGCTCCGAGCTCCTGCTGGAGGAAACTCAGGAGAGGGAACGCACCCAGGAGAGGCGTAGCAATGAGCTGAGCACCGCCCTGGCCGACCTGCGGATgaag GTGGAGCAACAGGGCAGTCAGGTCGAGCTGGTGAGGCAGAAGAACTCTCTACTGTTGGAGGAGAACAAACATCTGCAGCACCGCGTGGAGAGCCTGGAGAG GAAGCTGGAGGAGGCCAAATGTCAAAACCAGGACCTGTTGGCCGTGGTGGCCAAGCGAGAGGAGACCATCCACGGCAACCAGCTTCGCCTGGAGGAGAAGTCCCGGGAATGCACCCACCTGACCCGGCAGCTGGAAGAGGCCTTGGATGATGCTCGACGCCAG GTGTCCCAGACCCGTGAGCGGGCGGCCACCAAAGAGCGCTCCACACAGTCCAAGGTGGTGGACCTGGAGACCCAGCTAAGCAGGACCGCCTCAGAACTCGCCGCCCTCCGTCGCAGCAAAGAGGAG GCGGAGCGGAGGTACCAGTCTCGGCTGCAGGATGTGAAGGATCGACTGGAACAATCGGACAGCACCAACAGGAGTCTGCAGAACTACGTCCAGTTCCTCAAAGCCTCCTATGCCAACGTGTTTGGAGACTCGGCGCTCACCAGCACTCTGCGGGCACCCTCTCCCATCTGA
- the odf2a gene encoding outer dense fiber protein 2 isoform X3, with protein sequence MKKAMRTRSISPPLHVHVNETTPVHVHVKKTRSPARTPQGKTKGEGANLRPTAKVKTRVPWIPPGKASIRDASYKWEGPTHRLEITPLTELETSHSPLRLADLSYEEEEVLHGRISQYERKIDSLMTEVSSLKSEVELRKKEQQLERQSEKLSVSQRVIEEQEEELAEVAKELEVTERENSRLRQSMEKMLEETDCNSRLERSMESMQLEKEVLLRKLMEAELDGTSAARQVSALRETVTKMRSASMSGSEGSLLARQKELLLQKLETFEATNRTLRHLLREQHGREMETVRMLEQKDVLLKRLVETQSENSHLVGKLQEKEKEVNQLTALLDTEKENAKTTGELSKVLESTRAHLQSQLRSKEAENNRLAVQIKNLERAANQQQGEMDHLLEQLRGLKLQAEADKEALKRATRAQKHRAERSEDTAGQLSAKLLDMENQMAEAISAAESWRSRHAQELKDKAQLEKEVSVLNSRVSDLTEQLHGAEDKGRAEREGLLDRLHTLTTEATHTKLENQSLKATLSAVEEKLSLSQSEVQQVKASVKQYESLVDSYKTQVVKTRAEADEYCARLGQAEREAREVRDQVEREVEAVRRDLLGRLAELEPLPEALRRSELLLEETQERERTQERRSNELSTALADLRMKVEQQGSQVELVRQKNSLLLEENKHLQHRVESLERKLEEAKCQNQDLLAVVAKREETIHGNQLRLEEKSRECTHLTRQLEEALDDARRQVSQTRERAATKERSTQSKVVDLETQLSRTASELAALRRSKEEAERRYQSRLQDVKDRLEQSDSTNRSLQNYVQFLKASYANVFGDSALTSTLRAPSPI encoded by the exons ATG AAAAAAGCGATGAGGACCCGATCCATCTCACCACCACTACATGTACACGTGAACGAGACCACGCCTGTGCATGTACACGTGAAGAAGACCAGGAGCCCTGCCAGGACACCACAG GGGAAGACAAAGGGTGAAGGAGCGAACCTGCGACCTACTGCGAAGGTCAAGACAAGGGTGCCGTGGATACCTCCTGGGAAAGCCTCCATAAGGGACGCCTCCTACAAATGGGAG GGGCCAACTCATCGTCTGGAGATCACACCATTAACTGAGCTAGAGACCTCCCACTCACCACTGCGATTGGCCGACCTTTCGtatgaggaggaggaagtgtTACATGGACGAATCAGCCAGTACGAGAGGAAAATTGACAGCCTGATGACTGAGGTCAGCTCGTTGAAGAGTGAG gtagaGCTGCGGAAGAAGGAACAGCAGCTGGAGCGCCAGTCAGAGAAGCTGAGCGTATCTCAGCGGGTCAtcgaggagcaggaggaggagttgGCTGAGGTGGCCAAGGAGCTGGAGGTCACCGAGAGGGAGAACTCCCGCCTGCGACAGTCCATGGAGAAGATGTTGGAGGAGACCGACTGCAACAGCAG ACTGGAGAGGTCTATGGAGTCCATGCAGCTGGAGAAGGAAGTTCTGCTCAGGAAGCTGATGGAAGCCGAACTTGACGGGACGTCCGCTGCCAGGCAGGTGTCTGCCCTGCGAGAGACCGTCACCAAGATGAGGAGCGCCAGC ATGTCCGGTTCGGAGGGTTCCCTCCTGGCGCGTCAGAAGGAGCTGCTGCTGCAGAAGCTGGAGACGTTTGAGGCAACCAATCGCACTCTTCGCCACCTCCTGAGGGAGCAGCATGGACGTGAG ATGGAAACCGTGAGGATGTTGGAGCAGAAAGATGTTCTTCTGAAGAGGCTGGTGGAGACACAATCAGAAAACTCA CATCTTGTGGGGAAACtccaggagaaagagaaagaagtgaATCAACTGACTGCTCTTCTGGACACTGAGAAG GAGAACGCTAAGACCACAGGTGAACTGTCTAAAGTGTTGGAATCTACTCGGGCCCACTTGCAGAGCCAGTTACGCAGTAAAGAGGCTGAAAACAATCGTCTTGCCGTGCAGATCAAG AACCTGGAGCGTGCAGCCAATCAGCAGCAGGGCGAGATGGATCATCTGCTTGAGCAACTGCGTGGCCTAAAACTTCAGGCTGAAGCCGATAAAGAGGCCCTGAAGAGAGCAACACGGGCCCAGAAACACCGGGCGGAACGAAGCGAAGACACAGCCGGTCAGCTCAGTGCCAAGTTACTGGACATG GAGAACCAGATGGCCGAAGCCATATCAGCAGCAGAGAGCTGGCGTAGTCGCCACGCCCAGGAACTGAAGGACAAAGCTCAGCTGGAGAAGGAGGTCTCGGTCCTCAACAG CCGAGTGTCAGACCTGACGGAGCAGCTTCATGGGGCTGAGGATAAGGGTCGGGCTGAGAGGGAGGGCCTGCTGGACCGTCTGCACACTCTCACTACAGAAGCCACCCACACCAAGCTGGAGAACCAGAGCCTCAAG GCCACCTTGTCTGCGGTTGAGGAGAAGTTGTCTCTGTCCCAGTCAGAGGTACAGCAGGTCAAAGCCTCGGTGAAGCAATACGAGAGCCTAGTGGACAGCTATAAGACCCAG GTGGTGAAGACAAGGGCGGAGGCAGACGAGTACTGTGCCAGGCTTGGTCAGGCGGAGCGCGAGGCTCGGGAGGTCCGGGAccaggtggagagggaggtggaggcggTGCGCAGGGATCTGCTGGGGCGTCTGGCCGAACTGGAGCCTCTTCCCGAGGCGCTGCGGCGCTCCGAGCTCCTGCTGGAGGAAACTCAGGAGAGGGAACGCACCCAGGAGAGGCGTAGCAATGAGCTGAGCACCGCCCTGGCCGACCTGCGGATgaag GTGGAGCAACAGGGCAGTCAGGTCGAGCTGGTGAGGCAGAAGAACTCTCTACTGTTGGAGGAGAACAAACATCTGCAGCACCGCGTGGAGAGCCTGGAGAG GAAGCTGGAGGAGGCCAAATGTCAAAACCAGGACCTGTTGGCCGTGGTGGCCAAGCGAGAGGAGACCATCCACGGCAACCAGCTTCGCCTGGAGGAGAAGTCCCGGGAATGCACCCACCTGACCCGGCAGCTGGAAGAGGCCTTGGATGATGCTCGACGCCAG GTGTCCCAGACCCGTGAGCGGGCGGCCACCAAAGAGCGCTCCACACAGTCCAAGGTGGTGGACCTGGAGACCCAGCTAAGCAGGACCGCCTCAGAACTCGCCGCCCTCCGTCGCAGCAAAGAGGAG GCGGAGCGGAGGTACCAGTCTCGGCTGCAGGATGTGAAGGATCGACTGGAACAATCGGACAGCACCAACAGGAGTCTGCAGAACTACGTCCAGTTCCTCAAAGCCTCCTATGCCAACGTGTTTGGAGACTCGGCGCTCACCAGCACTCTGCGGGCACCCTCTCCCATCTGA